One stretch of Candidatus Nitrosotenuis cloacae DNA includes these proteins:
- a CDS encoding precorrin-2 dehydrogenase/sirohydrochlorin ferrochelatase family protein codes for MIVDLNLKDKLVIVVGAGGEGLKKVNSLLTQDCQILVISDSTNAQIQKLVKQGKIEFKKIKLENANFLNDYEPILVMAATDDKELNRNISTYAKKKRCYAYAADDPEFSDFAHPSVINIQDTVQIAISTGGRSPAMARKLKLKAEKIFNEIINKEDIYQIKLQKIARDAAKSKIGTVLERKKFLYSVLNNSKIKQLLKDDNFPSAQREVMRMLGEWK; via the coding sequence GTGATTGTTGACCTAAACCTAAAGGACAAACTAGTCATAGTTGTTGGAGCCGGTGGCGAGGGTCTAAAAAAAGTAAACTCGCTACTAACACAAGACTGCCAGATTTTGGTAATATCTGATAGTACAAATGCACAAATCCAAAAGTTGGTAAAGCAAGGCAAAATAGAATTCAAAAAAATAAAGCTGGAAAATGCAAACTTCCTAAACGACTATGAACCAATATTGGTAATGGCGGCAACCGATGATAAAGAACTAAACCGAAATATCTCAACATATGCAAAGAAAAAGCGATGTTATGCATATGCCGCAGATGACCCGGAGTTCTCTGACTTTGCACACCCATCAGTCATTAACATACAGGATACTGTCCAGATAGCAATCTCAACTGGTGGACGATCACCCGCAATGGCTCGCAAGCTCAAACTAAAGGCGGAAAAAATCTTTAATGAAATCATAAACAAAGAGGACATTTACCAAATAAAGCTACAAAAAATTGCGCGCGATGCCGCAAAGTCCAAAATAGGAACCGTCCTTGAGCGAAAAAAATTCCTATATTCAGTTTTGAATAATTCCAAGATAAAACAGTTATTAAAAGACGATAATTTTCCAAGTGCACAAAGAGAAGTAATGAGGATGCTTGGCGAGTGGAAATGA
- the hemA gene encoding glutamyl-tRNA reductase: protein MSNIINARVTFRNSPIHVLEKFTFKDLDSAYESFRKHSGLKELVILQTCNRVEIFGSTDKPSMQKIKKTWASLAGLEEMAFKENFEVSEDTEVCEHLLRLTSGLDSMVVGEEQILGQVKDAIIQAKEMRASGEYLNTLFDKAVKIGTRVRNSTGINKGTISVGSMAVKLAEENIDDLKSKKILLIGTGEAATLVAKSLEKRDYHFYVTSRTMERSKAFAETVGGEPIGFEEIMKGFSNYDVLFVATVAPYFLVTFDRIKDAMKSKKDGMMILDLSNPRTVDEKVATIHGIKMMNLDQIAEMVDKNMRYRTNQKNSAEKIISEEIQVLEAHMKRLEIEPVVKEIFKDIDVRRSKELEKALRMLGETDESKVKIIDDLTKAIVEGIISTPMNNLRKASEQSNDDLLKAATKLFDYKKKE from the coding sequence ATGAGCAATATCATCAATGCCCGTGTAACGTTTAGGAACTCCCCAATTCATGTTTTGGAAAAATTCACATTCAAAGATCTAGATTCTGCTTACGAGTCATTCAGAAAACACTCTGGCCTAAAGGAGCTAGTCATTTTACAGACTTGCAATAGAGTGGAGATCTTTGGCTCTACCGACAAGCCAAGCATGCAAAAAATAAAGAAAACTTGGGCTTCACTTGCTGGACTAGAAGAGATGGCATTCAAGGAAAACTTTGAGGTATCAGAAGACACTGAAGTATGCGAGCACTTGCTTAGACTAACATCGGGGCTGGACTCCATGGTAGTGGGAGAAGAACAGATTTTGGGCCAAGTAAAGGACGCCATCATACAAGCAAAGGAGATGAGAGCCTCAGGTGAATACCTCAACACACTATTTGATAAGGCAGTAAAGATTGGAACGCGTGTTAGAAACTCGACTGGCATAAACAAGGGAACCATCTCGGTTGGTTCCATGGCAGTAAAACTGGCAGAGGAAAACATTGATGATCTAAAATCAAAAAAGATCCTGCTAATTGGTACAGGTGAGGCAGCCACACTTGTTGCAAAGTCGCTGGAAAAGCGAGACTATCATTTTTACGTGACGAGTCGCACCATGGAACGCTCAAAGGCATTTGCAGAAACAGTTGGCGGCGAGCCGATTGGGTTTGAAGAAATAATGAAGGGGTTCTCAAACTATGATGTCTTGTTTGTGGCAACGGTTGCGCCATACTTTTTGGTTACATTTGATAGGATCAAAGATGCAATGAAAAGCAAGAAAGACGGCATGATGATACTGGACTTATCAAATCCCAGAACAGTCGATGAAAAAGTTGCCACCATTCATGGAATAAAGATGATGAATCTGGACCAAATAGCAGAAATGGTCGACAAGAACATGCGATACCGCACAAACCAGAAAAACAGTGCAGAAAAAATAATTAGTGAAGAGATACAGGTACTAGAAGCCCACATGAAAAGACTCGAAATAGAACCAGTTGTCAAAGAAATCTTCAAGGATATTGATGTAAGACGCTCAAAGGAGCTGGAAAAAGCACTACGCATGTTAGGTGAAACAGACGAGTCCAAGGTAAAGATTATCGATGATCTGACAAAGGCAATAGTGGAGGGAATCATCTCGACTCCAATGAACAACCTAAGAAAAGCATCCGAACAATCAAATGACGACCTACTAAAGGCTGCAACCAAACTCTTTGATTACAAGAAAAAAGAATAA
- the hemB gene encoding porphobilinogen synthase, translating into MSASFPARRLRRLRKNEKMRNLVQEVLFSTNDLICPVFVQEDLKERSFVKSMPDIVRLPLSEVTNEVQEIKDLKIPAIMLFGIPSRKDDAGTGAFVDDGIVQKAITHVRKNFGENIVIMADVCLCQYTSSGHCGILKGNTIDNDTSLETLANVALSQAKAGVDIVSPSAMMDGQVKAIRHILDENGFTDVGIMSHSAKHRSSFYNPFRDAADCAPQFGDRKTYQVPFTNPREAMREIESDIAEGVDIVMVKPALAYLDLIAETKKSHNIPVSAYSVSGEYALVKGAAQLGWINETDIMSEILYSIKRAGADMIVTYFAKKMAAHLNK; encoded by the coding sequence ATGTCTGCATCATTTCCCGCACGACGACTGCGAAGGCTGCGCAAAAACGAAAAGATGCGAAACCTTGTCCAAGAAGTTTTGTTCTCTACAAATGATTTGATCTGCCCTGTCTTTGTGCAAGAGGATCTAAAAGAAAGAAGCTTTGTCAAATCCATGCCAGATATTGTAAGATTGCCATTATCAGAGGTAACAAACGAAGTCCAAGAGATCAAAGACCTAAAGATCCCTGCGATTATGCTGTTTGGTATACCCTCACGCAAAGACGATGCGGGAACTGGCGCATTTGTGGATGACGGCATTGTACAAAAAGCAATCACACATGTGAGAAAAAACTTTGGAGAAAATATAGTGATAATGGCAGACGTTTGTTTGTGTCAATACACATCATCTGGCCATTGTGGAATACTGAAAGGAAACACAATAGACAATGACACCAGCTTGGAAACTCTGGCAAATGTTGCACTATCCCAGGCAAAGGCCGGAGTTGACATAGTATCACCGTCTGCAATGATGGACGGTCAGGTAAAGGCAATCAGGCATATTTTAGATGAAAACGGATTCACAGATGTTGGCATAATGTCGCATTCTGCAAAGCACAGATCCTCATTTTACAATCCATTCCGTGATGCCGCAGACTGTGCACCACAATTTGGGGATAGAAAGACATACCAGGTTCCATTTACCAATCCGCGCGAGGCAATGCGAGAAATAGAATCAGACATTGCCGAAGGAGTTGATATTGTGATGGTAAAGCCCGCCTTGGCATATTTGGACTTGATTGCAGAGACCAAAAAAAGCCACAACATCCCAGTTTCTGCATATTCCGTTTCTGGTGAATATGCCCTGGTTAAGGGAGCTGCCCAGCTAGGCTGGATAAACGAGACAGACATCATGTCGGAGATTTTGTATTCTATCAAAAGGGCAGGCGCAGACATGATAGTTACCTATTTTGCCAAAAAGATGGCAGCACACTTGAACAAATGA
- a CDS encoding HD domain-containing protein, whose product MNSLKSLHNEVAKMIQSDPAHDYSHVMRVYKNAQKIAKHEKADTRLVLAAVLLHDLVQFPKSDPRSKTASIKSAVLAQKTLKKHGFAESEIQIISDAIRDHSFSRGKTPQTIEGKILQDADRLDALGAIGIARTFSVGGSESRPIYNDVDPFCRIRKPNDHSWTVDHFYKKLLLLEKKMNTKFAKSLAKKRTKLMTKFLSELKGEI is encoded by the coding sequence GTGAACTCGCTCAAATCATTACACAATGAAGTTGCAAAAATGATCCAGTCCGATCCCGCGCATGACTATTCACATGTAATGAGGGTCTACAAGAATGCGCAAAAAATAGCAAAGCATGAAAAAGCCGACACAAGACTTGTCCTTGCCGCCGTACTATTACATGATTTAGTCCAGTTTCCAAAGTCGGATCCTCGCTCCAAGACCGCATCAATAAAGAGCGCTGTTTTGGCACAAAAAACCCTAAAAAAACATGGATTTGCAGAGTCTGAAATTCAAATCATATCTGATGCAATACGTGATCATAGTTTTTCGCGCGGCAAAACCCCACAAACAATAGAAGGTAAAATCCTACAAGATGCCGACAGATTGGATGCGTTGGGTGCAATAGGAATAGCTAGGACATTTTCCGTAGGTGGCTCTGAGTCTAGGCCAATCTACAATGATGTGGATCCTTTCTGTCGTATCAGAAAACCAAATGATCATTCCTGGACAGTTGATCATTTTTATAAAAAATTACTATTACTTGAGAAAAAGATGAACACAAAGTTTGCCAAATCTTTGGCCAAAAAAAGAACCAAACTAATGACAAAATTTCTCTCTGAGCTAAAAGGCGAGATCTAA
- a CDS encoding GNAT family N-acetyltransferase codes for MILKKYKIFDKTIILRYPRSSDAQDLMNLINSLVKEGADIAKSKPVTIQEEKLWLKDTITSIKNKEKIIILAEMDSVCVGSCEVTKDTYDVSRHVGTLGIGIIKQARGIGIGTTLIKTTLDEAKKKLGLELVKLYVFDSNNIGRSIYVELGFKEIGRIPKGVYHNKKYKDDIIMAKTL; via the coding sequence GTGATTCTCAAAAAATACAAGATCTTTGACAAGACCATAATTCTGAGATATCCAAGATCATCAGATGCCCAAGATCTGATGAATCTGATAAACTCCCTAGTAAAAGAAGGTGCAGACATTGCAAAATCCAAGCCAGTCACCATCCAAGAGGAAAAACTCTGGCTCAAAGACACCATCACATCCATCAAAAACAAAGAAAAGATCATCATACTAGCCGAAATGGACAGCGTTTGTGTTGGCAGTTGTGAGGTAACCAAAGACACCTATGATGTGTCAAGGCACGTTGGAACACTAGGCATTGGCATAATAAAACAAGCCAGAGGAATCGGAATCGGCACCACCCTAATCAAAACAACGTTAGACGAGGCAAAGAAAAAGCTTGGACTGGAACTAGTAAAATTGTACGTGTTTGATTCCAATAACATAGGAAGGAGTATCTATGTAGAATTGGGATTCAAAGAAATAGGCAGAATCCCAAAAGGCGTCTACCACAATAAAAAATACAAAGACGACATCATAATGGCAAAAACACTATAG
- a CDS encoding DNA-binding protein, whose translation MVTTDQAKNMRNKIDIEGTVERVGEPRTVNLKVGGTTEVCDAFLVDEAGEIKLALWGEDIKKVKNGSKILIKNGYTNTFKGEVSLGKGKYGEIVVKEY comes from the coding sequence GTGGTAACAACAGACCAAGCAAAAAACATGCGAAATAAAATCGACATTGAAGGAACCGTAGAAAGGGTGGGGGAGCCACGAACAGTAAATCTCAAAGTTGGCGGAACAACCGAGGTGTGCGATGCATTTTTGGTTGATGAAGCAGGCGAAATAAAGCTGGCACTTTGGGGAGAGGACATCAAAAAAGTAAAGAACGGCTCCAAGATCCTAATCAAAAACGGATACACAAACACCTTCAAGGGAGAAGTCTCGCTTGGAAAAGGCAAGTACGGCGAGATAGTAGTTAAAGAATACTAG
- a CDS encoding phosphatase PAP2 family protein → MFGLRSRPFLVLVAIFIVLSVLVNEKITTDFDRNTVLYFQSIAGNHALDLTMWVITEIGDVRWLVLFSIILLIIRRTRRIGMIMLLSLVAGTIGAGYLKGYVIDNPRPELEFLGSELPYEIAQDTFVLGTNGSFPSGHATRAAIVALIVGYALSERFPRGRYLIWIFPILESLSRVYVLQHYPMDVFGGVIFGTTLAAIIGNKLKLSQIFKKSQT, encoded by the coding sequence TTGTTTGGCCTACGATCTAGACCATTTCTTGTCTTGGTGGCGATATTTATCGTACTGTCAGTTTTGGTAAATGAAAAAATCACAACCGATTTTGATAGGAATACGGTTCTGTATTTCCAGTCAATTGCCGGAAACCATGCACTAGACCTCACCATGTGGGTCATAACCGAAATCGGTGATGTGCGATGGCTGGTTCTGTTTAGTATCATTCTGTTGATAATTCGAAGAACGCGCCGAATAGGAATGATAATGTTATTGAGCCTGGTTGCGGGAACAATAGGTGCAGGCTATCTCAAGGGATATGTCATTGATAATCCTCGACCAGAACTAGAGTTTCTGGGATCAGAGCTACCATATGAAATAGCTCAGGACACATTCGTTCTTGGTACAAACGGCTCATTTCCATCCGGTCATGCAACAAGGGCCGCAATCGTAGCATTAATTGTAGGATATGCTCTATCGGAGAGATTCCCAAGGGGACGATATCTTATTTGGATATTTCCGATACTAGAATCATTGAGTCGAGTCTATGTATTACAACATTACCCAATGGATGTCTTTGGCGGTGTGATCTTTGGCACAACGCTTGCGGCAATAATTGGCAACAAGCTAAAGCTGAGTCAAATCTTTAAGAAATCACAGACCTAG
- a CDS encoding phosphoglycerate kinase, translating to MKILTLGDFELKGKTVLLRVDMNCPIDPATGEISGVKRIEEATETIRALSEAKVVVVSHQGRVGNKDYIGMEQHAKILEKMLGKKITYVEDVIGSFAQSEIMKMKNGDIILLDNLRFCAEENYEFSAEDAAETIMVKRLGKLFDLCVLDSFPSAHRAHPSLVGFSHTIPACAGKIVEREVRKLEEILTVAKAPHVIVLGGSKVTDRLEAIKMLIKRGRADQILLTGLIGNVFMRAQARIKYPLGIKGEEDAVAKAHALMGEYPDVFFTPVDVAIDRDGKRVEMDVRELSKGDQIYDLGPKTIDHYSKIISSAGTVFISGPPGFFEKENFSYGTKSMLESVANSMATTIVSGGHLTSALKRYGLAEKITHISTAGGALVLYLTGETLPMIQSLESAATRFKAK from the coding sequence GTGAAGATCCTAACGCTTGGAGACTTTGAGCTAAAGGGCAAGACAGTTCTCCTTCGTGTGGACATGAACTGTCCAATTGATCCTGCCACTGGTGAAATATCTGGTGTAAAAAGAATCGAGGAAGCTACTGAAACCATTCGGGCACTAAGTGAGGCCAAAGTTGTTGTGGTATCACACCAAGGGAGAGTTGGAAACAAGGACTATATTGGAATGGAGCAGCACGCAAAGATTTTGGAAAAAATGCTTGGCAAAAAAATCACATATGTGGAAGACGTGATTGGCTCTTTTGCTCAATCAGAGATAATGAAGATGAAAAACGGCGATATCATACTATTGGATAATTTGAGATTTTGCGCAGAAGAAAATTACGAGTTTTCTGCTGAAGATGCTGCAGAAACAATAATGGTGAAAAGACTGGGAAAACTTTTTGATCTTTGCGTTTTGGACTCGTTCCCATCTGCACACAGGGCGCATCCGTCATTGGTAGGATTCTCTCACACCATACCTGCATGTGCAGGAAAAATAGTAGAGCGCGAGGTAAGAAAGCTGGAAGAAATACTGACTGTTGCCAAGGCACCGCATGTTATAGTCCTCGGAGGCTCCAAAGTAACTGACAGACTAGAGGCAATCAAGATGCTAATAAAGCGAGGACGAGCCGACCAAATACTGCTCACGGGTCTCATTGGTAATGTTTTCATGCGTGCCCAGGCTCGAATCAAGTATCCATTGGGGATAAAGGGCGAGGAGGACGCCGTTGCAAAGGCGCACGCCCTGATGGGTGAGTACCCAGACGTGTTTTTCACACCAGTCGATGTCGCAATCGATCGGGACGGAAAAAGAGTCGAAATGGATGTGCGGGAGCTGAGCAAGGGCGACCAAATTTATGACCTTGGCCCAAAGACAATAGATCATTATTCCAAAATAATATCGAGTGCTGGAACTGTATTCATCTCAGGACCTCCAGGATTTTTCGAAAAGGAAAACTTTAGCTATGGAACCAAGTCAATGTTAGAGTCGGTTGCCAATTCCATGGCAACCACCATAGTAAGTGGAGGCCATCTGACATCTGCTCTCAAAAGATACGGCCTGGCAGAAAAGATAACCCACATCAGCACAGCTGGTGGTGCACTGGTGTTATACCTGACTGGCGAAACGCTGCCAATGATTCAATCACTAGAATCTGCAGCTACAAGATTCAAAGCTAAATAG
- the sufU gene encoding Fe-S cluster assembly sulfur transfer protein SufU: protein MSSNADIYHEMIVDYSRHPSNFGKIENPTIQYHDSNPLCGDSIDIFMNVENDSVSDIKFHGRGCAICMACTSVLTEIVKGKSIEDARKIQKNDVLGELGLENLQAVRIKCALLSLKVLKYGLYSYLASKDANADALKQEASSLY from the coding sequence ATGAGTAGCAATGCCGATATCTATCATGAAATGATAGTGGACTATTCAAGGCACCCAAGCAATTTTGGCAAAATAGAAAACCCCACCATACAATACCATGACAGCAATCCGTTATGCGGTGATAGCATTGATATTTTCATGAATGTCGAAAATGATAGTGTCTCTGATATCAAGTTCCATGGTAGAGGATGCGCAATCTGCATGGCATGCACCTCGGTTTTGACTGAAATCGTCAAGGGCAAAAGCATCGAGGACGCAAGAAAAATACAAAAAAATGATGTCCTGGGAGAATTAGGCCTTGAAAACCTCCAAGCAGTCAGAATCAAATGTGCCTTGTTATCGCTCAAGGTCCTAAAATATGGGCTGTACTCGTATTTGGCAAGCAAGGACGCAAATGCAGATGCATTAAAGCAGGAAGCCTCCTCGCTATACTAG
- a CDS encoding aminotransferase class V-fold PLP-dependent enzyme, translating into MQTAISVEQIRKDFPILQRKVRNDKSLVYLDNAATTQKPIQVINVITDFYTNHNSNIHRAVHALAEEATEAYEMTRDKVANFLNIKDRQEIVFVRGTTEAINLVAYAWGRQNIKEGDIIVTTEYEHHSNIVPWQLLTQEKKAKLEYIGIDDNGELILSHLDQFLATGKVKLVAVSQMSNVLGTITDVATIIAKCKKAGVRVLIDGAQSVPHMKVDLSAMGCDFFAFSGHKMLGPTGVGVLWAKKELLEQMAPFHGGGDMIREVHKYETTWNDLPYKFEAGTPNIADVIGFAAAIDYLNNLGMDYVRAHEVEITKYALEQLSKINGLKLYGTPDMSKRGGVISFNFADIHPHDLATIIDEDGIAIRSGHHCAQVLMEKLDIAATSRASFYIYNTKEEVDVLINSLARAARLFKL; encoded by the coding sequence ATGCAGACTGCAATTTCTGTTGAGCAAATTCGTAAGGACTTTCCCATATTACAACGAAAGGTGCGCAACGACAAATCATTGGTATATCTGGACAATGCAGCAACCACGCAAAAGCCAATCCAGGTGATAAATGTAATCACTGACTTTTACACAAATCACAATTCCAACATTCATCGAGCCGTCCATGCACTGGCAGAGGAGGCAACAGAAGCATATGAGATGACTCGTGATAAAGTTGCAAACTTCCTAAACATCAAAGATAGACAAGAGATAGTATTCGTTCGGGGAACCACAGAGGCAATTAACCTGGTAGCATATGCATGGGGAAGGCAAAACATCAAGGAAGGTGACATTATAGTTACCACCGAATACGAGCATCATTCTAACATAGTTCCATGGCAATTACTGACCCAAGAGAAAAAGGCCAAACTAGAATACATTGGAATTGACGATAACGGAGAATTAATTCTGAGTCATCTGGACCAGTTTTTGGCAACAGGCAAGGTAAAGCTAGTTGCAGTAAGCCAAATGTCAAATGTGTTGGGAACCATTACAGATGTTGCGACAATCATAGCCAAATGCAAAAAGGCAGGTGTTCGAGTTTTGATTGATGGGGCACAATCTGTTCCTCACATGAAAGTTGACCTGAGTGCGATGGGCTGTGACTTTTTTGCATTTTCTGGGCACAAAATGCTTGGACCCACTGGCGTTGGAGTATTGTGGGCAAAAAAAGAACTACTAGAGCAGATGGCACCATTCCACGGAGGAGGGGACATGATCCGCGAGGTCCACAAGTATGAAACAACCTGGAACGATCTTCCATACAAGTTTGAGGCAGGAACTCCAAACATTGCAGATGTGATTGGATTTGCCGCGGCAATTGATTATTTGAATAATTTGGGAATGGACTATGTGCGAGCACACGAAGTAGAAATTACAAAATATGCATTGGAACAATTATCAAAAATAAACGGACTAAAACTATACGGCACACCAGATATGTCAAAGCGAGGTGGTGTAATATCGTTTAATTTTGCAGACATTCACCCACATGATCTGGCAACCATAATTGATGAAGATGGAATAGCAATAAGGTCTGGCCATCACTGCGCCCAGGTATTGATGGAAAAGCTAGACATTGCAGCAACATCACGAGCCAGTTTCTATATCTACAACACAAAAGAGGAAGTCGATGTTTTGATTAATTCTTTGGCAAGGGCAGCGAGGTTATTCAAGCTATGA
- a CDS encoding Rieske (2Fe-2S) protein, producing MGKWVKACAQDQLPLNDMYSFDVEEKKLLITNLGGKLFATDRICTHAEADLSTGFLSEQGVRCPLHLSVFNLENGTPQNPPAEAALKTYNVKIDHNEIYVEV from the coding sequence TTGGGAAAATGGGTAAAGGCATGTGCGCAAGACCAGCTACCACTCAATGATATGTATTCATTTGATGTAGAGGAAAAAAAACTGCTCATCACAAACCTTGGCGGAAAGCTGTTCGCAACGGATCGTATCTGCACGCATGCGGAAGCTGACTTGTCCACAGGCTTTTTGAGCGAGCAGGGAGTGCGATGTCCATTACATCTTTCTGTTTTCAATTTGGAAAATGGCACACCACAAAACCCGCCGGCAGAGGCTGCACTGAAGACTTACAATGTTAAAATAGATCACAACGAGATCTACGTTGAGGTTTAA
- a CDS encoding SufB/SufD family protein → MQSLALSTITTSAVDEISALKKEPEWLKQFRKNSFAIYESLPAEVSPLYNKYTDAKRMNPAEVSLVSDSQNAIFDALSPRLAELEKEIHIIQAGTNIFRVHIPEDLKSKGLVICSIYDAIQTHGDLVKKILEGSDPKEDKYTALNNAAFNSGIFIKIPKNLILDKPIHIVSSVSPDGTSTISKNIIISEQSSKASVVQELYAPKGAHQQAYLELLTIDAQANSNLSITTFQAMDQSAVSFSTRNCTISQDAKITWYLGLFGSLLSRYRTNYYLDGVGANAEDAEIVFGDNEQSFDISANLIHRKQSTEGKVVQRSVLRNKSKSLFKGMIKILEGASQSKSFLSGRSILLDKDAKSDSIPGLEILTNDVKATHSASVAQVDEEQIFYLGCRCLDRAEAERIIVEGFMEPVSRSMSYQVRAWIAYLIESKWAGKDLVLKSDENLRAIVEVEEVRYKEADQLGTHYKYR, encoded by the coding sequence ATGCAATCACTTGCCTTATCCACAATAACAACATCTGCAGTAGATGAAATCTCTGCTCTAAAAAAAGAACCAGAGTGGCTAAAGCAGTTCCGCAAAAACTCGTTTGCAATCTACGAGTCTTTACCTGCTGAAGTCTCACCACTATACAACAAGTACACCGACGCAAAGAGAATGAATCCGGCCGAGGTATCTCTGGTCTCGGATTCACAAAACGCAATCTTTGATGCACTATCTCCAAGACTTGCCGAGCTGGAAAAAGAAATTCACATCATCCAGGCAGGAACTAACATTTTTCGAGTGCATATCCCAGAGGACCTAAAATCAAAGGGCCTAGTCATCTGCTCTATTTATGATGCAATACAGACACACGGAGATCTAGTGAAAAAAATTCTGGAAGGCTCTGATCCCAAAGAAGACAAGTATACCGCACTAAACAACGCGGCATTCAACTCGGGAATATTTATCAAAATACCAAAAAACCTCATACTAGACAAGCCAATCCATATTGTATCATCCGTATCGCCAGACGGAACATCTACTATATCCAAAAACATCATAATATCTGAACAAAGCAGCAAGGCAAGCGTTGTACAAGAACTATACGCACCAAAGGGCGCACACCAGCAAGCCTATCTGGAACTACTCACAATAGATGCGCAGGCAAACTCGAATCTATCTATTACAACATTTCAGGCAATGGACCAGTCCGCTGTCAGCTTTTCCACTAGGAACTGCACAATATCTCAGGATGCAAAGATAACCTGGTATTTGGGATTGTTTGGCTCCCTGCTATCCAGATACAGAACCAACTATTATCTGGATGGAGTTGGCGCAAACGCAGAAGATGCAGAAATAGTATTTGGTGATAACGAGCAATCCTTTGATATCTCGGCAAATCTTATCCACAGAAAACAATCCACAGAGGGAAAGGTAGTGCAAAGATCAGTTCTGCGAAACAAATCAAAATCATTATTCAAGGGAATGATCAAAATTCTGGAAGGCGCATCACAATCAAAGTCATTTCTTTCTGGTCGTTCTATATTGTTGGACAAGGATGCAAAGTCCGATTCTATTCCAGGCCTTGAAATCCTGACCAATGATGTCAAGGCGACCCACTCTGCATCCGTTGCACAAGTAGATGAGGAGCAAATCTTCTATCTTGGGTGCCGTTGCCTCGATAGGGCAGAGGCCGAGCGAATCATAGTTGAGGGATTCATGGAGCCGGTATCGCGTTCAATGTCGTACCAAGTTCGAGCATGGATTGCATATTTGATTGAATCAAAGTGGGCAGGAAAAGACCTGGTGCTAAAATCAGACGAAAACCTCCGAGCTATCGTAGAAGTTGAAGAGGTAAGATACAAGGAAGCCGACCAGCTTGGAACCCACTACAAGTACAGGTGA